One window from the genome of Pyrus communis chromosome 16, drPyrComm1.1, whole genome shotgun sequence encodes:
- the LOC137721383 gene encoding uncharacterized protein: MQIPRWRNVLLLKNSLVSSTSAATRFASFHSTPASCEKWKNKWTFDVKSSQQPTKSYIRYETRQKRADAKKALKNLLFNSGSSKGLFHDIQNEDFSGSPPKKHRSRSSRHAEKSQQKKMKRKFKRESFSEDYDNDPEKIFRATFGKKWYTWSFNSQRDSSYQDSESGFEWREQSSWRSRSKRWENSSDTESDDESCTIGSFSDRTILGLPRTGPLKTEDVKKAFHLSALKWHPDKHQGTSQEIAEEKFKLCLNAYKSLCNALTPA; the protein is encoded by the exons ATGCAAATACCCAGATGGAGAAACGTCTTGCTCCTCAAGAATTCATTGGTTTCATCAACTTCTGCAGCTACCCGTTTCGCTTCATTCCATTCTACTCCTGCTTCGTGTGAGAAGTGGAAGAACAAATGGACCTTT GATGTAAAAAGCAGTCAACAACCAACAAAG AGTTACATCAGATACGAAACACGTCAGAAGCGTGCTGATGCAAAGAAGGCCCTGAAAAACCTCCTCTTCAACAGTGGGTCCTCTAAAGGTTTATTCCATGACATTCAG AATGAAGATTTTTCGGGTAGCCCTCCTAAGAAACATAGATCAAGATCTTCTCGACATGCTGAGAAATcgcaacaaaagaaaatgaaaa GGAAGTTTAAAAGAGAGAGTTTCTCTGAAGACTATGACAATGATCCTGAGAAAATCTTTCGGGCGACATTTGGAAAGAAATGGTACACCTGGTCTTTTAACTCACAACGTGACTCTTCTTACCAAGATTCAGAATCTGGATTTGAGTGGAGAGAGCAATCGAGTTGGAGAAGTAGAAGTAAGAGATGGGAGAATAGTAGTGACACAGAATCTGATGACGAATCATGTACTATAGGATCATTTTCTGATAGAACAATTCTCGGTCTGCCTCGAACAGGTCCTTTAAAGACCGAAGATGTTAAAAAAGC TTTCCATTTATCAGCTTTAAAATGGCATCCTGACAAGCATCAAGGCACTTCACAG GAAATCGCCGAAGAGAAATTTAAACTTTGTCTTAATGCCTACAAATCTCTGTGCAATGCATTAACCCCGGCCTAA
- the LOC137721448 gene encoding uncharacterized protein yields the protein MAEYERHQLQQQSGGGGGIPKERALQAINTIIQLHFEKTLEKKRSIDLQKKELHKLFILFFIFLALVFSAQSSASSRLQCRHCWVPIILLSLAHLIFYVSVAQTLRCINGFKYQRRCHKLTLGLATEKLREMKVRLSDEFDAPISDEEFEINYQEPPEAYFAKFKRNWACHFAFLILIYCFMVSSSVVLLCF from the coding sequence ATGGCGGAGTACGAGAGGCATCAGCTGCAGCAGCAGTCAGGCGGTGGCGGAGGAATCCCCAAAGAGAGAGCTCTGCAAGCCATAAACACAATCATACAGCTCCACTTCGAGAAAACCCTCGAGAAGAAGAGGTCCATCGACCTCCAGAAGAAGGAGCTCCACAAGCTCTTCATcctcttcttcatcttcctcgCCCTCGTCTTCTCCGCCCAGTCCTCCGCCTCCTCACGCCTCCAGTGCCGCCACTGCTGGGTCCCAATCATCCTGCTCTCCCTGGCCCACCTCATCTTCTACGTCTCGGTGGCGCAGACGCTCCGGTGCATCAACGGGTTCAAGTACCAGCGGCGCTGCCACAAGCTGACGCTGGGGCTAGCCACCGAGAAGCTGAGGGAGATGAAGGTGAGGCTGAGCGATGAATTCGATGCCCCGATTTCCGACGAGGAATTTGAGATTAATTACCAGGAGCCTCCGGAGGCCTACTTTGCGAAGTTCAAGAGGAACTGGGCTTGCCATTTTGCCTTCTTGATCCTCATCTACTGCTTCATGGTCTCTTCCTCTGTTGTTCTCCTCTGTTTTTAG